A region of the Methanofastidiosum sp. genome:
GTCTTTAATTTCTCCAAACTTTAATATCAAGGCTTTATCGTATTCTTTCAATCTTTTCCTTGTTTCCTTGGGTGGCTGAACGTAAGGTGGACAAGTATATTTCTTTCCATATTGTGTACATCCAAATTCACATTTTTGTCTCACCCAATCATTAACAGAAATATCCTCGATTGGAATTATTTTTACAGAGGTTGCACCCCTATCTAAAGCCATCTGAATTAATTTATCGTATATTTCTTTCAATTTACCACTTTTATTATTAAAAAATTAAGATTTAAATAGTTTCCTAGGTTATTTATATTTCAGTAAACGGAAAAGCCCTTTAGATGGTTTATAAACCTTGTCAGGAAATTTTCCGACAAGTTTCCAGACACATCCGTTGACAGTTTTTGGATGAAAAGTGGGATCTGACGCCTTAATCTTTGAATGTAGTTCTGACCAGTGAAGGCCTTCTGGATTTTTCTCAAGTAATTCAAATGCTTTTGCGTATATACGTTCAGTGACTTTGGATGATTGCATACTTGGATTTAGTTTTTTTAACATACTAGGGTTATTTATTTTTATACTAATAAATATTTTGTTGAAAGTTAGCCAAATTGGATATACACTCATCTCATAATATGAAATAGCATTAATTATAAAAACAAGTTCGACAATTTTAGGGTGGTGATTATATGGAAATGCCGCAAAATGTAATAGAATTGATTCAACAACAGCATTTAGCTTTCGTTTCAACATCAACTACAAATGGGGTTCCAAATGTATCTCCAAAGGGTAGTATCTCAGTAATAGATAGAGAAAGATTAGTTTTTGCAGAAATTGCCTCACCCCGTACAATATCAAATCTGAAGAGTAATCCGAATGTTTCTTTGTATGTGCTTGATAGGGAAACTAACAAGGGAGTACAGATAAAGGGGAAGGCAACTTTAATGAATACGGGCCCTGTATTTGAGAACGTATCTAAAGCATTAAAGGAGAAGATGCCACATCTGCCTCCGGCAAATTATGCAGTATTAATAGATGTCAAAGAAGTGTTTCCTTATAAAATGTAATTTATTTTTTTTATTTTGATTCTGAACTAGATACCTCTATTGATATCTTTAATGTAAAGAGAGTCCATTTTGACACTTTTTTAGTATTTGCAAATAATTGTTCCATCAGACATTAAATGGCACATTCCAATTACTTTGTCGAGAGAAACTACAAATCCGATTCCCATTCCAGGTTTATCCAATTCGCCAGATTCTCGTATAGCTTTTAGAATATCATCGGTCTGTGTTTTACTTACTACCGTTAATATTATTTCTTTTTCTGGCTCTATAGGGATTCCTAGTATTTTCTGTTGTTCGTGGATTCCAGTACCTCTCCCAAAAACAACAGTTCCTCCCTTTGCACCTGCTTTAATTGAAGCTTGAATTATCAGTTCTGAGCATCCTTTTTTGACGATAGTCACTATAAGGTCGCAACCTTTATGTTCATCCTCCATTTTTAACCTCCTTTATAACGAATTATTAACCCAAATATCATTAATGGTATTATTGGGGCCAACGCTATTAGAGAAATAAGGCCAAATCCATCTATTAACGGATTCCTTCCTTCCATAGCAGAAGCTGCGCCCAAAGACATAGCCATCAAAAAAGTAACTGCCATAGGGCCAGTCACAACACCTCCTGAATCAAAGGCAATGGCTGTGTACTGCTTATCTGAAACTAATGTTAGTAAGATCACAATACTGTAACCTATCAAAATTATAGTAATTAGGGCTACACCATAAACAAGTTTGGCCATAGCGAGAGATACAAAAAAAGCTACGCTAAACGATAAAATTTTTTTTACCATATTCCTTCCTAGAAAACCGTTAGAAGCTTTTTCAATTTCATTACAAATTATTATTACTCCAGGGTCTGCATAAGTAACTAAAAATCCCATTAAAAATCCTAAAGGTATCAACAACCAGTTAGATTGGAGATTACCAAAATACACCCCTATACTATTTCCTGCAGGGAGAAAAGCAATATCTATTCCTTGAAAAAAAAGAATCATGCCCACAAAAGTCAGAAAGATACCCTTAAGGAGATTTTTTGTATACTGCTTTGGTAGTTTAAGTAAATATTTCTGAAATATTAAAAATAATACCGATAGGGGTAATAATACAAGAACTACTTCAATTATAATTTCTTTAAGATTTTCAATAAATCCTATCAAGCGTATAATACCCCCAACATCATTATACTTATGACGGGTCCAATTGAAGAAAGGCCGATAAGTCCAAATCCATCGGATAGAGCTGATTTTCCTCCTAAAACGGAACTAATTCCTATTCCTAAAGATAAAATAATAGGCACAGTAACTGGGCCAGTTGTAACCCCTCCAGCATCAAAAGCTATGGCTACAAATGTGGAAGGAGTAAAGAAGGATAAAGCAATTATGAAGATATATCCTGCTATAAATAGATATGAAAAGCTTATTCCATAAATAATCCTCAACACTGCCAATGATAAAAAAATACCAATTCCGACACTTATTGAAAGAAACAAAATAAGTTCTGGAATGCTACCTCCAGATGCATACTCTACCTGATTAACAAGTACCCTTACTCCTGGTTCTGCTATTGTGGTAATAACACCTATTATAAAACTCATTATTATTAAAAAGCTTAAAGAGCCCCTCATAGGCAATTCTGACCCAATAGCTTGACCAAAAGGCAAGAAGCCTAAGTTAATCCCTAGAAGAAACAGAGTAATTCCACTTATTACCATTATAGATCCTAATATAAATCTTGGTATTTCTGACTTTGAGATAAAAATCAAAAAGAGGAGGACCACCATTGATACTGGACCTACCGAACGAATTACCTCCAATAGCTCTTTTTTAAGATCTCCAGTCATAATACCCCTTAGTTTGTGTGTTATCCTTCATTTATATAACTTCTTCTTATTTTTTAATTTTTAGTTATTTTTGGGGAAAATGTAAAAGTATATCATATTTATTTTAGTTATTCAATAAATAAAAAGAAATTTCAATTCTTTGACTTAAGCATATAAAAAAGTAGAGCTAAATATCGCGTAATTACGCCTATTGCTATAGCAATAATTAATACTAGTTGTTATTTCTTCTTGCATTAATTTACCTCCTTGATAGCTATAGAGAATAGGTATTTGTCTTAATTCCTATTGCAGGCCTAGGATAGAAATCTATAAATAAACACCCAAAATATTGTTTTTAGTGAGACAATGGAAATACATTTTGAGCAGATGGGTGAAAATCACAGAAAGGACGTAATAGATATTTTTAACTATTATATTGAAAATGGATTTGCCGCATATCCTGATACAAAACTTCCTTATGAATTCTACGACATGTTTCTTATTATCACAAAAGGCTATCCGGCGGTAGTAATTAAATCTAATAATAATGAAGTAATAGGATTTGGATTCATACATTCTTATAGCCCTTTTTCAGTGTTTAGAGAAACTGCTGAAATATCATGCTTTATTAAAGAAGAGGCAACTGGCCAGGGGATTGGAAAAAAGACTTTAGAGTATATAGAATCTGAAGCTGAAAAACTGAACATATCTAAGATATTGGCAAGTATCTCGTCATTAAATGAAGGCAGTATTAATTTTCACGCAAAAAATGGATTTATAGAATGTGGAAGATTTATAGAAGTTGGTAAAAAATTTGATAAATATTTTGATATTGTTTGGATGGAAAAAATCTTATAAATTTTTTATTATTTTTCTAACATATTTATAAATTAATTTATTACCTGATATCTGGTGCCCAAATGAAATGCCCTATGTGTGGATATGAAACATCTTTGAACTATTGTCCAAATTGTGGTACATATCCATTGGAACAAGATAAGATGCCCTGCCCTTCATGCGGTCATGAAAATAGCAAAGGATTATTTTATTGTTCTAGATGTGGCACCTCTATAATGACATATACAAACACTGATAAATTAAATATTGGCTCAGATGGTGGCACAGAAACGTATTATCAAAAACTTGAAAGAGATGAAAATAATATAAAGAAAGTCAAGACCGTAACTTCTATTCTTCTTGGGGCTATGCTCTTGCTTGCTATTTTTTATTATATTGGATTGGTAAATATCCCAGATAGTCCTCTAGAACATCAACTCCCCCAGTCGTATAATGCTATTATAACAACTAAGATTAGAAATATTGACGCTGAAGTGGGGGA
Encoded here:
- a CDS encoding pyridoxamine 5'-phosphate oxidase family protein, which produces MEMPQNVIELIQQQHLAFVSTSTTNGVPNVSPKGSISVIDRERLVFAEIASPRTISNLKSNPNVSLYVLDRETNKGVQIKGKATLMNTGPVFENVSKALKEKMPHLPPANYAVLIDVKEVFPYKM
- a CDS encoding P-II family nitrogen regulator; translated protein: MEDEHKGCDLIVTIVKKGCSELIIQASIKAGAKGGTVVFGRGTGIHEQQKILGIPIEPEKEIILTVVSKTQTDDILKAIRESGELDKPGMGIGFVVSLDKVIGMCHLMSDGTIICKY
- a CDS encoding DUF1538 domain-containing protein — its product is MGFIENLKEIIIEVVLVLLPLSVLFLIFQKYLLKLPKQYTKNLLKGIFLTFVGMILFFQGIDIAFLPAGNSIGVYFGNLQSNWLLIPLGFLMGFLVTYADPGVIIICNEIEKASNGFLGRNMVKKILSFSVAFFVSLAMAKLVYGVALITIILIGYSIVILLTLVSDKQYTAIAFDSGGVVTGPMAVTFLMAMSLGAASAMEGRNPLIDGFGLISLIALAPIIPLMIFGLIIRYKGG
- a CDS encoding DUF1538 domain-containing protein; amino-acid sequence: MTGDLKKELLEVIRSVGPVSMVVLLFLIFISKSEIPRFILGSIMVISGITLFLLGINLGFLPFGQAIGSELPMRGSLSFLIIMSFIIGVITTIAEPGVRVLVNQVEYASGGSIPELILFLSISVGIGIFLSLAVLRIIYGISFSYLFIAGYIFIIALSFFTPSTFVAIAFDAGGVTTGPVTVPIILSLGIGISSVLGGKSALSDGFGLIGLSSIGPVISIMMLGVLYA
- a CDS encoding N-acetyltransferase family protein translates to MEIHFEQMGENHRKDVIDIFNYYIENGFAAYPDTKLPYEFYDMFLIITKGYPAVVIKSNNNEVIGFGFIHSYSPFSVFRETAEISCFIKEEATGQGIGKKTLEYIESEAEKLNISKILASISSLNEGSINFHAKNGFIECGRFIEVGKKFDKYFDIVWMEKIL